A genomic stretch from Puntigrus tetrazona isolate hp1 chromosome 6, ASM1883169v1, whole genome shotgun sequence includes:
- the cfap52 gene encoding cilia- and flagella-associated protein 52, with translation MAEDAQEVPQIALEAVIGFNGHVISGLKVHPDKEHLIYPLGCTVIIKSLRSGKQTFLHGHTNNVSCISVSKSGRYIASGQVTFMGFKADVIIWDYEKKEIYARLVLHKARVEDLSFSPNDKYMVSLGGQDDGSIVVWNIESKEAICGSPASAQSAGHCLTIKYTNLNDEIFVSAGNGTLRVWELDLLNRKIRPTECQTGQLKRIVKCLEIPDDDNYFYCGTTSGDILKVNLKTRLLNSCGPVKQKFSKGVNTLKVLKTGDILVGSGDGMLSLCSGGNFKTIKSVQLEGGVTSVTLRGDGHQFYVGTEAAQIYSLGYIDFKPELIATNHNSAVKDVAFPFGTSELFATCSQNDIRVWHTESSKELLRIMVPNITCNALGFMQDGRSIFSAWNDGKIRVFTPESGKLKLIIHNAHSMGVTAIAATNDCKRIVSGGGEGQVRVWEIFQNSYRLIETMKEHKATVNCIKIKSNDKECVTASSDGACIIWDLVRFVRNQMVLSNTLFSVVCYHPEEFQIITSGTDRKIGYWEVYDGSAIRELEGSLSGAINGMHISDEGKYFVTGGDDKLLKLWHYSDGEVTHVGVGHSGSITNVRICPNSRCIVSTSADGAILRWRYPRTLNSE, from the exons ATGGCAGAAGACGCGCAAGAAGTCCCTCAGATCGCATTAGAGGCTGTTATTGGTTTTAATG GTCACGTGATTTCTGGACTCAAAGTGCATCCAGACAAAGAGCATCTCATTTATCCTCTTGGCTGCACTGTTATTATCAAAAGTTTGAGAAGTGGGAAACAAACTTTCCTCCATGGCCACACAAACAACGTCTCTTGcatttctgtgtccaaaagcgGACGCTATATTGCATCCGGACAGGTTACTTTCATGGGCTTTAAG GCTGATGTTATTATCTGGGACTATGAGAAGAAGGAGATTTATGCCCGTCTTGTGCTTCATAAAGCCAGAGTTGAAGATCTAAGCTTCTCCCCAAATGATAAGTATATGGTATCCTTGGGCGGACAGGATGATGGCAG CATCGTAGTGTGGAACATCGAGAGCAAGGAGGCTATATGTGGCAGTCCTGCTTCAGCACAGAGCGCTGGACACTGCCTCACCATTAAGTACACCAATCTGAATGATGAAATCTTCGTCTCTGCTGGAAA tgGAACTCTGCGTGTGTGGGAGCTAGATTTGCTCAACAGAAAGATCCGGCCCACAGAATGCCAGACTGGACAGCTCAAAAGAATTGTCAAATGTCTAGAG ATCCCAGATGATGATAATTATTTCTACTGTGGAACTACTAGCGGAGATATTCTGAAAGTGAACCTGAAGACGAGGTTGCTCAACAGCTGCGGTCCTGTTAAACAAAAATTCAGCAAG GGAGTGAACACTCTTAAAGTCCTGAAGACTGGTGATATTTTAGTTGGATCGGGGGACGGGATGTTGTCGTTGTGTTCAGGAGGGAATTTCAAAACCATTAA GAGTGTTCAGTTGGAGGGAGGGGTGACATCGGTGACCCTGCGTGGAGACGGCCATCAGTTTTATGTCGGGACAGAAGCTGCACAGATCTACAGTTTAGGCTACATTGACTTCAAGCCGGAACTCATTGCAACAAATCATAACAGCGCCGTAAAGGACGTGGCCTTTCCCTT TGGGACGTCAGAGCTGTTTGCCACTTGTTCACAGAACGATATACGAGTGTGGCATACGGAGTCCTCTAAGGAGCTTCTGCGTATCATGGTTCCTAACATAACGTGCAACGCGTTGGGCTTCATGCAGGACGGCAGGagcatcttcagtg CTTGGAATGATGGGAAGATTCGCGTGTTCACTCCAGAGAGTGGGAAGCTGAAGCTGATCATTCATAATGCCCACAGCATGGGAGTTACTGCCATAGCAGCGACCAATGACTGCAAGAGGATCGTCAGTGGAGGGGGAGAAGGACAG GTGAGAGTCTGGGAGATATTCCAAAACTCATATCGTCTCATTGAGACCATGAAGGAGCACAAAGCCACGGTTAACTGCATCAAGATCAAGAGTAACGACAAGGAGTGTGTGACAGCCAGCTCCGATGGAGCCTGCATCATCTGGGACCTAGT GAGGTTCGTGAGGAATCAAATGGTCTTGTCCAACACCCTGTTCAGCGTTGTATGTTACCACCCCGAGGAATTCCAGATCATCACCAGTGGCACTGACAGAAAG ATTGGCTACTGGGAGGTGTATGACGGTTCTGCAATCAGAGAACTCGAGGGCTCCTTGTCTGGAGCTATAAACGGCATGCACATTTCTGATGAGGGAAAATATTTTGTGACTG GTGGAGATGACAAATTACTGAAGCTCTGGCACTATTCTGACGGCGAAGTGACCCATGTTGGCGTGGGGCACAGCGGAAGCATCACAAACGTGAGGATCTGTCCCAACAGCAGATGCATTGTGAGCACCAGTGCCGACGGAGCCATCCTAAGGTGGAGATACCCACGAACCCTAAACAGTGAATAA
- the LOC122346769 gene encoding TBC1 domain family member 24-like isoform X1 yields MPNFTMLQVTSHVAHFGSTNVNVRNVEDGNNYAERINRDRPCYRSLYGSEDTKHKTGETDKDGSNIRPRSRSFYVCDTDDAGTGDFSRCSPIRARARSLHSEDGERNTGGTGIAAKPPLKRTKANSSKRASKDLTGNKGSLKGVPMMTISEVDNWEISSSSGMKYGQYVDWEKIAPDAAVRYRKILSSDHYVLKAMGRTGFWSMPHTLRAKAYQHIIHSIESTSSTADLDAYQGLVRKLFGELQTSTHPFPKFMEDGEIPRYCLNKAGLNSVKKILICINHHFPDVSFCPILSALVSLLLHFSGDEAQCFHSICSLVSYTDVKKRYIDRTFLTSHASCMTFGDLANKYCKGIRKLIASSHQNLFEFYSDWIMWIFADLPFTYAIRVLDVYLMEGYKVLYRVALALLSFYKVSVASRVAHVDDFRQDMKSFVQNVGRHSTVDALLQRAFDIQLPTRKELTYLFNANKEALLHKDIHSKSSYQSMDFRAFSSSVVTETEMRVVWAWIPERFALFSPVQLFSTNIHGRSLSLFYSKVEGHDPTVLLLKTEDEEICGAFLSSDWAQKNCDEKGLKFFGTGECFVFTLRPGMELYQRTVLQISGTSDKCNSSHQKQTLSTSSLMSTHVDGPDGASLNQTYESALFCTMSTFKFMAGNNETLLIGGDGGHALNLQADLTAGSSEHCHTFESPPLCRGCFKIQSLEVWGIQHSLSVPPLLSE; encoded by the exons ATGCCTAACTTTACAATGCTTCAGGTTACTTCACATGTTGCACACTTTGGCTCTACAAATGTGAATGTCCGGAACGTGGAAGATGGCAATAATTATGCGGAGCGGATAAACCGTGACAGACCCTGTTACCGATCTCTTTACGGCTCTGaggacacaaaacacaaaacggGAGAGACTGACAAGGACGGAAGCAACATAAGACCTCGTTCGAGATCATTTTATGTTTGTGACACGGACGATGCAGGAACGGGTGACTTTAGCAGATGCAGTCCTATCAGAGCGAGAGCGAGATCGCTGCACAGCGAGGATGGGGAAAGAAACACTGGAGGGACCGGTATCGCTGCAAAGCCTCCGCTCAAAAGAACTAAAGCAAACTCCAGCAAACGGGCCAGCAAGGACCTTACAG GAAATAAAGGAAGTTTAAAGGGCGTACCCATGATGACCATTTCGGAGGTGGATAACTGGGAGATAAGCTCTTCTTCTGGGATGAAATACGGTCAGTATGTCGACTGGGAAAAGATTGCCCCAGACGCAGCCGTCCGCTATCGGAAGATCCTCTCAAGTGATCATTACGTGCTCAAAGCAATGGGCCGTACAGGATTCTGGTCCATGCCTCATACTCTCAGAGCCAAGGCTTACCAGCACATCATCCACAGCATCGAGAGCACATCCAGCACCGCTGATCTGGACGCTTACCAAGGCTTGGTTAGAAAGCTTTTTGGGGAACTGCAAACAAGCACGCATCCTTTCCCAAAGTTTATGGAGGATGGAGAAATTCCCAGATACTGCCTAAATAAAGCGGGTCTGAATTCGGTgaaaaaaattctcatttgtATAAACCACCATTTTCCCGATGTCAGCTTCTGTCCCATTCTGTCCGCTCTGGTGTCTCTTCTCTTGCACTTCAGTGGGGATGAAGCCCAGTGTTTCCACAGTATCTGTTCCCTGGTGTCCTACACAGACGTTAAAAAGCGCTACATTGACCGGACTTTCCTCACTTCGCATGCCTCGTGCATGACCTTTGGTGACCTTGCCAATAAATACTGCAAGGGAATCCGGAAGCTTATAGCCAGCTCTCACCAGAACCTGTTTGAGTTCTACTCTGACTGGATCATGTGGATCTTCGCCGATCTGCCCTTCACGTACGCTATCAGAGTGCTGGACGTCTATCTAATGGAGGGCTACAAAGTTTTATACCGTGTAGCTCTTGCTCTGCTCAGCTTTTACAAGGTCTCTGTGGCTTCTCGAGTGGCCCACGTCGATGACTTCAGACAGGACATGAAGAGTTTTGTGCAGAATGTGGGACGGCACAGTACTGTCGACGCTCTGCTTCAGAGGGCTTTTGATATACAGCTGCCCACGCGTAAGGAACTGACTTACCTCTTCAATGCCAATAAGGAGGCACTGCTTCATAAGGACATCCACAGTAAGAG CTCATACCAATCTATGGATTTCCGGGCCTTCAGCTCCTCTGTAGTGACTGAAACGGAGATGAGGGTGGTCTGGGCCTGGATTCCAGAGAGATTTGCTCTGTTCAGTCCCGTGCAGCTATTCAGTACAAATATTCACGGCAGAAGTCTCTCCTT GTTTTACTCTAAAGTTGAGGGGCACGATCCAACTGTTTTACTCTTGAAAACCGAAGATGAGGAG ATCTGCGGGGCTTTCCTGTCCTCTGATTGGGCTCAGAAGAACTGTGATGAAAAGGGGCTTAAGTTCTTTGGCACAGGagagtgttttgttttcacT CTAAGACCGGGAATGGAGCTGTACCAGCGTACAGTGCTGCAGATCTCTGGGACGTCTGACAAATGTAATTCCTCCCATCAGAAGCAAACTCTCTCCACCAGCTCTCTGATGAGCACTCATGTGGACGGACCCGATGGAGCCTCTCTGAATCAAACATACGAGTCCGCATTATTCTGCACAATGTCAACGTTTAAATTCATGGCAGGAAATAATGAGACGCTTTTAATTG GTGGTGATGGTGGCCATGCGCTGAACCTGCAGGCTGATCTGACAGCCGGATCTTCTGAACACTGCCATACGTTTGAGAGCCCACCTCTCTGCAGGGGATGCTTCAAGATCCAGTCTCTAGAGGTGTGGGGTATCCAGCACTCTTTGTCTGTTCCACCACTGCTGTCGGAGTGA
- the LOC122346769 gene encoding TBC1 domain family member 24-like isoform X3 gives MPNFTMLQVTSHVAHFGSTNVNVRNVEDGNNYAERINRDRPCYRSLYGSEDTKHKTGETDKDGSNIRPRSRSFYVCDTDDAGTGDFSRCSPIRARARSLHSEDGERNTGGTGIAAKPPLKRTKANSSKRASKDLTGNKGSLKGVPMMTISEVDNWEISSSSGMKYGQYVDWEKIAPDAAVRYRKILSSDHYVLKAMGRTGFWSMPHTLRAKAYQHIIHSIESTSSTADLDAYQGLVRKLFGELQTSTHPFPKFMEDGEIPRYCLNKAGLNSVKKILICINHHFPDVSFCPILSALVSLLLHFSGDEAQCFHSICSLVSYTDVKKRYIDRTFLTSHASCMTFGDLANKYCKGIRKLIASSHQNLFEFYSDWIMWIFADLPFTYAIRVLDVYLMEGYKVLYRVALALLSFYKVSVASRVAHVDDFRQDMKSFVQNVGRHSTVDALLQRAFDIQLPTRKELTYLFNANKEALLHKDIHSKSSYQSMDFRAFSSSVVTETEMRVVWAWIPERFALFSPVQLFSTNIHGRSLSLFYSKVEGHDPTVLLLKTEDEEICGAFLSSDWAQKNCDEKGLKFFGTGECFVFTVVMVAMR, from the exons ATGCCTAACTTTACAATGCTTCAGGTTACTTCACATGTTGCACACTTTGGCTCTACAAATGTGAATGTCCGGAACGTGGAAGATGGCAATAATTATGCGGAGCGGATAAACCGTGACAGACCCTGTTACCGATCTCTTTACGGCTCTGaggacacaaaacacaaaacggGAGAGACTGACAAGGACGGAAGCAACATAAGACCTCGTTCGAGATCATTTTATGTTTGTGACACGGACGATGCAGGAACGGGTGACTTTAGCAGATGCAGTCCTATCAGAGCGAGAGCGAGATCGCTGCACAGCGAGGATGGGGAAAGAAACACTGGAGGGACCGGTATCGCTGCAAAGCCTCCGCTCAAAAGAACTAAAGCAAACTCCAGCAAACGGGCCAGCAAGGACCTTACAG GAAATAAAGGAAGTTTAAAGGGCGTACCCATGATGACCATTTCGGAGGTGGATAACTGGGAGATAAGCTCTTCTTCTGGGATGAAATACGGTCAGTATGTCGACTGGGAAAAGATTGCCCCAGACGCAGCCGTCCGCTATCGGAAGATCCTCTCAAGTGATCATTACGTGCTCAAAGCAATGGGCCGTACAGGATTCTGGTCCATGCCTCATACTCTCAGAGCCAAGGCTTACCAGCACATCATCCACAGCATCGAGAGCACATCCAGCACCGCTGATCTGGACGCTTACCAAGGCTTGGTTAGAAAGCTTTTTGGGGAACTGCAAACAAGCACGCATCCTTTCCCAAAGTTTATGGAGGATGGAGAAATTCCCAGATACTGCCTAAATAAAGCGGGTCTGAATTCGGTgaaaaaaattctcatttgtATAAACCACCATTTTCCCGATGTCAGCTTCTGTCCCATTCTGTCCGCTCTGGTGTCTCTTCTCTTGCACTTCAGTGGGGATGAAGCCCAGTGTTTCCACAGTATCTGTTCCCTGGTGTCCTACACAGACGTTAAAAAGCGCTACATTGACCGGACTTTCCTCACTTCGCATGCCTCGTGCATGACCTTTGGTGACCTTGCCAATAAATACTGCAAGGGAATCCGGAAGCTTATAGCCAGCTCTCACCAGAACCTGTTTGAGTTCTACTCTGACTGGATCATGTGGATCTTCGCCGATCTGCCCTTCACGTACGCTATCAGAGTGCTGGACGTCTATCTAATGGAGGGCTACAAAGTTTTATACCGTGTAGCTCTTGCTCTGCTCAGCTTTTACAAGGTCTCTGTGGCTTCTCGAGTGGCCCACGTCGATGACTTCAGACAGGACATGAAGAGTTTTGTGCAGAATGTGGGACGGCACAGTACTGTCGACGCTCTGCTTCAGAGGGCTTTTGATATACAGCTGCCCACGCGTAAGGAACTGACTTACCTCTTCAATGCCAATAAGGAGGCACTGCTTCATAAGGACATCCACAGTAAGAG CTCATACCAATCTATGGATTTCCGGGCCTTCAGCTCCTCTGTAGTGACTGAAACGGAGATGAGGGTGGTCTGGGCCTGGATTCCAGAGAGATTTGCTCTGTTCAGTCCCGTGCAGCTATTCAGTACAAATATTCACGGCAGAAGTCTCTCCTT GTTTTACTCTAAAGTTGAGGGGCACGATCCAACTGTTTTACTCTTGAAAACCGAAGATGAGGAG ATCTGCGGGGCTTTCCTGTCCTCTGATTGGGCTCAGAAGAACTGTGATGAAAAGGGGCTTAAGTTCTTTGGCACAGGagagtgttttgttttcacT GTGGTGATGGTGGCCATGCGCTGA
- the LOC122346769 gene encoding TBC1 domain family member 24-like isoform X2, with protein MPNFTMLQVTSHVAHFGSTNVNVRNVEDGNNYAERINRDRPCYRSLYGSEDTKHKTGETDKDGSNIRPRSRSFYVCDTDDAGTGDFSRCSPIRARARSLHSEDGERNTGGTGIAAKPPLKRTKANSSKRASKDLTGNKGSLKGVPMMTISEVDNWEISSSSGMKYGQYVDWEKIAPDAAVRYRKILSSDHYVLKAMGRTGFWSMPHTLRAKAYQHIIHSIESTSSTADLDAYQGLVRKLFGELQTSTHPFPKFMEDGEIPRYCLNKAGLNSVKKILICINHHFPDVSFCPILSALVSLLLHFSGDEAQCFHSICSLVSYTDVKKRYIDRTFLTSHASCMTFGDLANKYCKGIRKLIASSHQNLFEFYSDWIMWIFADLPFTYAIRVLDVYLMEGYKVLYRVALALLSFYKVSVASRVAHVDDFRQDMKSFVQNVGRHSTVDALLQRAFDIQLPTRKELTYLFNANKEALLHKDIHSKSSYQSMDFRAFSSSVVTETEMRVVWAWIPERFALFSPVQLFSTNIHGRSLSLFYSKVEGHDPTVLLLKTEDEEICGAFLSSDWAQKNCDEKGLKFFGTGECFVFTVTKTGNGAVPAYSAADLWDV; from the exons ATGCCTAACTTTACAATGCTTCAGGTTACTTCACATGTTGCACACTTTGGCTCTACAAATGTGAATGTCCGGAACGTGGAAGATGGCAATAATTATGCGGAGCGGATAAACCGTGACAGACCCTGTTACCGATCTCTTTACGGCTCTGaggacacaaaacacaaaacggGAGAGACTGACAAGGACGGAAGCAACATAAGACCTCGTTCGAGATCATTTTATGTTTGTGACACGGACGATGCAGGAACGGGTGACTTTAGCAGATGCAGTCCTATCAGAGCGAGAGCGAGATCGCTGCACAGCGAGGATGGGGAAAGAAACACTGGAGGGACCGGTATCGCTGCAAAGCCTCCGCTCAAAAGAACTAAAGCAAACTCCAGCAAACGGGCCAGCAAGGACCTTACAG GAAATAAAGGAAGTTTAAAGGGCGTACCCATGATGACCATTTCGGAGGTGGATAACTGGGAGATAAGCTCTTCTTCTGGGATGAAATACGGTCAGTATGTCGACTGGGAAAAGATTGCCCCAGACGCAGCCGTCCGCTATCGGAAGATCCTCTCAAGTGATCATTACGTGCTCAAAGCAATGGGCCGTACAGGATTCTGGTCCATGCCTCATACTCTCAGAGCCAAGGCTTACCAGCACATCATCCACAGCATCGAGAGCACATCCAGCACCGCTGATCTGGACGCTTACCAAGGCTTGGTTAGAAAGCTTTTTGGGGAACTGCAAACAAGCACGCATCCTTTCCCAAAGTTTATGGAGGATGGAGAAATTCCCAGATACTGCCTAAATAAAGCGGGTCTGAATTCGGTgaaaaaaattctcatttgtATAAACCACCATTTTCCCGATGTCAGCTTCTGTCCCATTCTGTCCGCTCTGGTGTCTCTTCTCTTGCACTTCAGTGGGGATGAAGCCCAGTGTTTCCACAGTATCTGTTCCCTGGTGTCCTACACAGACGTTAAAAAGCGCTACATTGACCGGACTTTCCTCACTTCGCATGCCTCGTGCATGACCTTTGGTGACCTTGCCAATAAATACTGCAAGGGAATCCGGAAGCTTATAGCCAGCTCTCACCAGAACCTGTTTGAGTTCTACTCTGACTGGATCATGTGGATCTTCGCCGATCTGCCCTTCACGTACGCTATCAGAGTGCTGGACGTCTATCTAATGGAGGGCTACAAAGTTTTATACCGTGTAGCTCTTGCTCTGCTCAGCTTTTACAAGGTCTCTGTGGCTTCTCGAGTGGCCCACGTCGATGACTTCAGACAGGACATGAAGAGTTTTGTGCAGAATGTGGGACGGCACAGTACTGTCGACGCTCTGCTTCAGAGGGCTTTTGATATACAGCTGCCCACGCGTAAGGAACTGACTTACCTCTTCAATGCCAATAAGGAGGCACTGCTTCATAAGGACATCCACAGTAAGAG CTCATACCAATCTATGGATTTCCGGGCCTTCAGCTCCTCTGTAGTGACTGAAACGGAGATGAGGGTGGTCTGGGCCTGGATTCCAGAGAGATTTGCTCTGTTCAGTCCCGTGCAGCTATTCAGTACAAATATTCACGGCAGAAGTCTCTCCTT GTTTTACTCTAAAGTTGAGGGGCACGATCCAACTGTTTTACTCTTGAAAACCGAAGATGAGGAG ATCTGCGGGGCTTTCCTGTCCTCTGATTGGGCTCAGAAGAACTGTGATGAAAAGGGGCTTAAGTTCTTTGGCACAGGagagtgttttgttttcacTGTGA CTAAGACCGGGAATGGAGCTGTACCAGCGTACAGTGCTGCAGATCTCTGGGACGTCTGA